One genomic region from Streptomyces sp. NBC_01304 encodes:
- a CDS encoding PLP-dependent cysteine synthase family protein → MTETLSTAPPVSLLGTPEPQAGEVYRSVLEATQLPRIIRVTDNLYAAAFSLMKLLPARFIIDRAEAEGVLTPGTPVIETSSGTFGLGLAMVCGLRGYPLTIVGDSAIDDDLRNRLELLGARVEIVEDHGAPGGIQGARLARVAELQRERPDSFVPGQYDNPANPAAYAMVGDLIARTLGRVDCLVGPVGSGGSTGGLAASLRLRNPSLHLVGVDTHGSIIFGPAEGHRVLRGLGSSIIPGNVEHTAYDEVHWVAAAEAFHATHELYRGHGLFMGPTSGASFQVASWWARCNPYSTALMVLPDEGYRYQSTVYSSSWLAQHGIVPAPQPGGPRLVDHPDEAGDTWSRLIWARRGYESVTEEELPA, encoded by the coding sequence ATGACCGAGACACTGTCGACAGCCCCTCCCGTGTCCCTCCTCGGCACACCCGAACCGCAGGCCGGTGAGGTCTACCGGTCGGTGCTCGAGGCCACCCAACTGCCCCGGATCATCCGGGTCACCGACAACCTCTACGCCGCCGCCTTCAGCCTGATGAAGCTCCTGCCCGCCCGCTTCATCATCGACCGGGCGGAGGCCGAGGGCGTCCTCACCCCCGGCACCCCGGTGATCGAGACGTCCTCCGGCACCTTCGGCCTGGGCCTCGCCATGGTCTGCGGGCTGCGCGGCTACCCGCTGACCATCGTCGGCGACTCGGCCATCGACGACGACCTGCGCAACCGCCTCGAACTCCTCGGCGCCCGCGTCGAGATCGTCGAGGACCACGGAGCGCCCGGCGGCATCCAGGGGGCTCGCCTGGCGAGGGTCGCCGAGCTGCAACGGGAGCGCCCGGACAGTTTCGTCCCGGGCCAGTACGACAACCCCGCCAACCCGGCTGCGTACGCGATGGTCGGCGACCTGATCGCCCGCACCCTCGGCAGGGTCGACTGCCTGGTGGGACCGGTCGGATCGGGCGGCTCCACCGGCGGCCTCGCCGCCTCGCTGCGCCTGCGCAACCCCAGCCTGCACCTGGTCGGCGTCGACACCCACGGCTCGATCATCTTCGGGCCCGCCGAGGGCCACCGGGTGCTGCGCGGTCTGGGCAGCAGCATCATCCCCGGCAACGTGGAGCACACCGCCTACGACGAGGTGCACTGGGTCGCCGCCGCCGAGGCCTTCCACGCCACCCACGAGCTGTACCGGGGACACGGCCTGTTCATGGGCCCCACCAGCGGCGCGTCCTTCCAGGTCGCCTCCTGGTGGGCGCGGTGCAACCCGTACAGCACGGCCCTGATGGTCCTGCCCGACGAGGGCTACCGCTACCAGTCGACCGTCTACAGCAGCAGCTGGCTCGCGCAGCACGGGATCGTGCCCGCACCCCAGCCCGGGGGACCCCGCCTGGTCGACCACCCGGACGAGGCGGGTGACACCTGGTCCCGGCTGATCTGGGCCAGGCGCGGCTACGAAAGCGTCACCGAAGAGGAGCTTCCCGCATGA
- a CDS encoding DinB family protein — MAPSLERPPMQADERTALTGWLDLQRQILRWKCDGLSEEDAHRSVVPTSPAMTMAGLIRHMRWVEHTWLEVLFLGGDKTQNPSFDETDEGADWRTDGAPLKQLLAEYEAQCARSDEIVAAASLDDVGRHPDYRSGSANLRWILLHLVEETGRHAGHADIVRELLDGAKGYY; from the coding sequence ATGGCGCCTTCACTTGAACGTCCCCCCATGCAGGCCGACGAGCGGACCGCACTCACCGGATGGCTGGATCTGCAGCGGCAGATCCTGCGATGGAAGTGCGACGGCCTCAGTGAGGAGGACGCACACCGCTCGGTCGTCCCGACCTCGCCGGCGATGACGATGGCCGGGCTCATCCGCCATATGCGGTGGGTCGAACACACCTGGCTGGAGGTGCTGTTCCTCGGCGGCGACAAGACACAGAACCCGTCCTTCGACGAGACGGACGAGGGCGCCGACTGGCGCACCGACGGCGCCCCGCTGAAGCAACTGCTCGCGGAGTACGAGGCCCAGTGCGCCCGCAGCGACGAGATCGTGGCGGCAGCCTCCCTGGACGACGTCGGCCGCCACCCCGACTACCGCTCCGGCAGCGCCAACCTCCGCTGGATCCTCCTCCACCTCGTCGAGGAGACCGGACGGCACGCGGGGCACGCGGACATCGTGCGGGAGCTGCTGGACGGGGCGAAGGGGTACTACTAG
- a CDS encoding ATP-grasp domain-containing protein translates to MTATALLLLIESNTTGTGRQFARRARDLGIEPVLVSADPARYPYVAEDGLRTALTSTSNEAAVLATARKLAERAPIAGVTSSSEYYVATAAATAHRLGLPGPEADAVSACRDKYRQRRVLGALGVPVPRFVFAEDVDGAVRAAAELGHPVVLKPVQGSGSLGVRLCTNPAETAAHAAELTAAVVNERGVTVPRGLLVEQYARGTEYSVEVLGEDVVAVVRKHLGPLPDFVELGHDLPAVLHPAAEARIKDVAVRAVRALRLGWGAAHVELRKDGDEIRVIEVNPRLAGGMIPELVHRALGVDLVGAQVLAALGRPAAPASGPARSAAIRFLTAERPGVLADADASEAALSAARTAPGVVDATLYRAPGEQVAPAQDFRGRLGHVIAVTDDTAAGPAADRGRQELAAALDVRTTQKAAAL, encoded by the coding sequence ATGACCGCCACCGCCCTGCTCCTGCTCATCGAGAGCAACACCACCGGCACGGGACGCCAGTTCGCCCGGCGCGCACGGGACCTGGGCATCGAACCGGTCCTGGTCAGCGCCGACCCCGCCCGTTATCCGTACGTTGCCGAGGACGGCCTGCGCACCGCGCTCACCAGCACCTCCAACGAGGCGGCGGTGCTGGCCACGGCCCGCAAACTGGCCGAGCGGGCCCCGATCGCCGGGGTCACCTCCAGCTCCGAGTACTACGTGGCGACAGCCGCGGCCACGGCCCACCGGCTGGGCCTGCCGGGACCCGAGGCCGACGCGGTGAGCGCCTGCCGGGACAAGTACCGCCAGCGCAGGGTCCTGGGCGCCTTGGGGGTGCCCGTGCCGCGCTTCGTCTTCGCCGAGGACGTCGACGGCGCGGTGCGCGCTGCCGCGGAGCTCGGCCATCCCGTGGTGCTCAAGCCCGTCCAGGGCTCCGGCAGTCTCGGTGTGCGGCTGTGTACGAACCCCGCCGAAACCGCCGCCCACGCCGCCGAATTGACCGCGGCCGTCGTCAACGAGCGGGGCGTCACGGTTCCGCGCGGACTCCTCGTCGAACAGTACGCACGCGGCACCGAGTACTCCGTCGAGGTCCTCGGCGAGGACGTGGTCGCCGTGGTCCGCAAACATCTCGGTCCGCTCCCGGACTTCGTGGAACTCGGTCATGACCTGCCCGCAGTCCTGCACCCGGCCGCGGAGGCCCGTATCAAGGACGTGGCGGTACGGGCCGTGCGCGCGCTGCGTCTCGGCTGGGGCGCCGCCCATGTGGAGCTGCGCAAGGACGGCGACGAGATCCGGGTCATCGAGGTGAACCCCCGCCTGGCCGGCGGGATGATCCCCGAACTGGTCCACCGGGCGCTGGGCGTCGACCTCGTCGGCGCGCAGGTCCTGGCCGCCCTCGGCCGCCCTGCCGCCCCCGCTTCCGGTCCCGCGCGCAGCGCGGCCATCCGGTTCCTCACCGCCGAGCGCCCCGGTGTCCTCGCCGACGCCGACGCGAGCGAGGCGGCCCTGTCGGCGGCGCGCACGGCGCCGGGCGTCGTGGACGCGACGCTCTATCGCGCACCGGGCGAACAGGTCGCCCCGGCCCAGGACTTCAGGGGCCGCCTCGGCCATGTGATCGCGGTGACCGACGACACCGCCGCGGGCCCGGCCGCCGACCGGGGCAGGCAGGAACTCGCCGCCGCCCTCGACGTACGTACGACGCAGAAGGCGGCAGCACTGTGA
- a CDS encoding S66 family peptidase, producing MTDPLYPAKPRPGDLVAVLSPSAGLPGVFPLPYELGLRRLQGDFGLRTVEYPTTRKTGSTPEARAADIHAAFADPDIKAVFASIGGDDQITVLPHLDAALLRANPKPFFGYSDNTNLLLFLRNLGIVGYHGATVMVELGRPGTLHPLTADSLRAALFSSGEYELTEALTYGDINRPWEDPNTFASEPEMEPADGWSWHNGHQVVEGISWGGNIEIISWLLMADRAVLPVDSYAGNVLFLETSEEMPRADEVYWILRSMGERGLLQQFPALLMGRAKSWSFEKQLGSQERALFRRQQKEAVLRALEQYAPDTMVVFDVDLGHTDPQLVIPVGGRIRVDGPARRITVTY from the coding sequence ATGACGGACCCTCTCTACCCCGCGAAGCCCCGACCCGGAGACCTGGTTGCGGTGCTGTCACCCTCAGCCGGTCTGCCCGGTGTCTTCCCCCTGCCATACGAATTGGGTCTGCGCAGGCTCCAGGGCGACTTCGGGCTCAGGACCGTGGAGTATCCGACCACCCGGAAGACGGGCTCGACACCCGAGGCGCGGGCCGCGGACATCCACGCGGCGTTCGCGGACCCCGACATCAAGGCAGTGTTCGCCAGCATCGGCGGCGACGACCAGATCACCGTCCTGCCGCACCTCGACGCCGCCCTCCTGCGCGCCAACCCCAAGCCGTTCTTCGGCTACAGCGACAACACCAACCTGCTGCTGTTCCTGCGGAACCTGGGCATCGTCGGCTACCACGGCGCGACCGTGATGGTCGAGCTCGGGCGCCCCGGCACACTGCACCCGCTGACCGCGGACTCCCTCAGGGCGGCCTTGTTCAGCTCCGGCGAGTACGAGCTCACCGAGGCGCTTACCTACGGCGACATCAACCGCCCCTGGGAAGACCCGAACACCTTCGCATCAGAACCGGAGATGGAACCCGCGGACGGATGGTCCTGGCACAACGGCCACCAGGTGGTCGAAGGGATCAGCTGGGGCGGCAACATCGAGATCATCTCCTGGCTGCTGATGGCCGACCGTGCCGTACTCCCGGTCGACAGCTATGCCGGAAACGTGCTGTTCCTAGAGACATCCGAGGAGATGCCGCGGGCCGACGAGGTCTACTGGATCCTTCGGAGCATGGGCGAGCGCGGTCTGCTCCAGCAGTTCCCCGCGCTGCTGATGGGCAGGGCCAAGAGCTGGTCGTTCGAGAAGCAGCTGGGCAGTCAGGAAAGGGCGCTGTTCCGGCGACAGCAGAAGGAGGCCGTCCTGCGTGCCCTTGAGCAGTACGCCCCGGACACGATGGTGGTGTTCGACGTCGATTTGGGTCACACCGATCCGCAGCTCGTCATCCCTGTCGGAGGGCGGATCCGGGTGGACGGCCCGGCACGTCGGATCACGGTCACCTATTGA
- a CDS encoding GHMP family kinase ATP-binding protein, whose protein sequence is MVTRISWRMGVASSPIHHGEILQGVFPHGSGLSRGLVTLPCAMYSVEARFTPADPTNLTHPTDLAGPADAADGAGLVVSPSWKSKARQAAELTLSSVGLPVQGHLELSGEVPLCRGFGSSTSDVLAAIGAVKDAFSLPLTAEHVARLAVQAETASDSLMFGGSAVLFAHREGVIIEDFEYPLPAVRVLGFGCRPEGGGRGTDTLALPPARYTPAEIQRFTRLRTLLREAVLAKDTGLLGKVATASTRINQRHLPIPALERILAVVEEVGALGLQTAHSGDIAGIIFDRDDPAVDTCIERAQQHLADIGIFEQWKFTTDDRDTVDSPSRVPPRHTRTAGR, encoded by the coding sequence ATGGTGACTCGGATCAGCTGGCGGATGGGCGTTGCGTCATCCCCCATACATCACGGCGAGATCCTGCAGGGCGTCTTCCCGCACGGGAGCGGGCTCAGCCGAGGTCTGGTCACCCTGCCGTGCGCCATGTACTCCGTCGAGGCGCGGTTCACCCCGGCGGACCCGACGAACCTGACGCACCCGACGGACCTGGCAGGCCCGGCAGACGCGGCCGACGGCGCCGGTCTCGTCGTCTCCCCGAGCTGGAAGAGCAAGGCACGCCAGGCCGCCGAACTGACCCTGAGCAGCGTCGGGTTGCCGGTCCAGGGCCATCTGGAACTGTCCGGGGAGGTGCCCCTGTGCCGCGGCTTCGGGTCCTCCACCAGCGACGTGCTGGCCGCGATCGGCGCGGTCAAGGACGCCTTCTCGCTGCCGCTGACCGCGGAGCACGTCGCCCGCCTCGCCGTGCAGGCCGAAACGGCATCGGACTCCCTGATGTTCGGCGGATCGGCCGTGCTCTTCGCCCACCGGGAAGGCGTGATCATTGAGGACTTCGAGTACCCGCTGCCGGCGGTGCGGGTCCTCGGCTTCGGCTGCAGACCCGAGGGCGGCGGCCGGGGCACCGACACCCTGGCGCTGCCGCCCGCCCGGTACACCCCGGCCGAGATCCAGAGGTTCACCCGGCTGCGGACGCTGCTGCGCGAAGCGGTCCTGGCCAAGGACACCGGGCTGCTCGGCAAGGTCGCCACCGCCAGTACCCGCATCAACCAACGCCATCTGCCGATCCCCGCACTCGAGCGCATCCTCGCCGTCGTCGAGGAGGTCGGCGCGCTCGGGTTGCAGACCGCGCACAGCGGCGACATCGCGGGGATCATCTTCGACCGCGACGACCCGGCCGTCGACACCTGCATCGAGCGCGCCCAGCAGCACCTGGCAGACATCGGAATCTTCGAGCAATGGAAGTTCACAACTGATGACCGAGACACTGTCGACAGCCCCTCCCGTGTCCCTCCTCGGCACACCCGAACCGCAGGCCGGTGA
- a CDS encoding lyase family protein → MSAHPGAADTPGLDTGRLRTGLAAEAHRIVYDQYLPAESGPGHDGLGEELRLISEVDRAHLVMLGERGIVAAPRAAALLTAIDALRRTDFGAVRGRPMPRGVYLAYESHLVEQLGEETGGVLHTGRSRNDLNATTARLRGRGHYRALLEAVEELAEVILERAEEYRAVTMPAYTHGQPAVPITYGHYLAGLGHAVVRALSGLLAAGEELDVNPLGAGAVGGTSVAIDTHRTSALLGFTGPAANSVDAVASRDFGLRLLSAAAVLGVALARAARDFSSWTSEEVALLRLGDDLVGSSSMMPQKRNPFLLEHIQGRATVGLGAFTAAASAMATAPYSNAIAVSNEALRHVWPGLRGTADAVTLLRLVVAGAVPDAERMTARAVDGFTSATYLAEQLVASGVPFRSAHHLVGRTVLGALDSDASLAKAAADVPEIAQVAPAGAGEEWLHPSAVAQACAYGGGPGTDSRTELRAELTALRAESAARRERWTAAAGALDAAVSGLTGSGPADAQAAHD, encoded by the coding sequence GTGAGCGCGCACCCCGGCGCGGCGGACACCCCGGGCCTCGACACCGGGCGGCTGCGCACCGGGCTCGCCGCCGAGGCGCACCGCATCGTCTACGACCAGTACCTGCCCGCCGAGTCGGGTCCCGGCCACGACGGCCTCGGCGAGGAGCTTCGGCTGATCAGCGAGGTCGACCGCGCGCACCTGGTGATGCTCGGCGAACGCGGCATCGTCGCCGCGCCCCGGGCCGCGGCGCTGCTGACGGCCATCGACGCACTGCGCCGCACGGACTTCGGCGCGGTGCGCGGCAGGCCCATGCCCCGCGGCGTCTACCTGGCCTACGAGTCCCATCTGGTGGAGCAGCTCGGCGAGGAGACCGGCGGGGTCCTGCACACCGGCCGCTCACGCAACGACCTCAACGCCACCACGGCACGGCTGCGCGGCCGCGGCCACTACCGGGCGCTCCTGGAGGCGGTCGAGGAACTTGCCGAGGTAATCCTCGAACGGGCCGAGGAGTACCGGGCGGTGACCATGCCCGCCTACACGCACGGGCAGCCCGCCGTGCCCATCACTTATGGCCACTACCTGGCCGGTCTCGGCCACGCGGTGGTGCGCGCGCTGTCCGGACTCCTGGCCGCCGGTGAGGAGTTGGACGTCAATCCGCTCGGCGCGGGCGCGGTCGGCGGCACCTCGGTGGCCATCGACACCCACCGTACGAGCGCACTGCTCGGCTTCACCGGGCCCGCCGCCAACTCGGTGGACGCGGTCGCCTCACGGGACTTCGGACTGCGCCTGCTGTCCGCGGCCGCGGTCCTCGGCGTCGCCCTGGCGCGCGCGGCCCGCGACTTCTCGTCATGGACCTCGGAGGAGGTGGCGCTGCTCCGGCTCGGCGACGACCTGGTCGGGTCGAGCTCGATGATGCCGCAGAAGCGCAACCCCTTCCTCCTCGAACACATCCAGGGGCGGGCCACCGTCGGCCTGGGGGCGTTCACCGCGGCGGCGTCCGCGATGGCCACCGCCCCCTACTCCAACGCCATCGCGGTCAGCAATGAGGCGCTGCGCCACGTCTGGCCCGGACTGCGCGGCACCGCCGACGCGGTGACACTGCTGCGGCTCGTGGTGGCCGGCGCGGTGCCCGACGCCGAGCGGATGACGGCACGCGCGGTGGACGGCTTCACCTCGGCGACGTATCTGGCGGAACAACTCGTCGCGTCCGGTGTGCCGTTCAGGTCGGCCCACCACCTGGTCGGCCGCACCGTGCTCGGCGCCCTGGACTCCGACGCGTCGTTGGCCAAGGCGGCGGCGGACGTCCCGGAAATCGCCCAGGTCGCCCCGGCGGGCGCGGGCGAGGAGTGGCTGCATCCGAGCGCGGTCGCCCAGGCCTGCGCCTACGGGGGAGGACCCGGCACGGACTCCCGCACCGAGCTGCGCGCCGAACTGACCGCACTGCGCGCCGAATCCGCCGCCCGTCGCGAGCGCTGGACGGCCGCGGCCGGCGCGCTGGATGCGGCGGTGTCCGGCCTGACTGGTTCTGGACCGGCGGATGCGCAGGCCGCGCACGACTGA